The genome window gtgtgtatatatatatgtacgtatacataactacatgcatgtatatgaatgtgtatcgtgtgtgtgtgtgtgtgtgtgtgtgtgtgtgtctgtgtgcacacgcgcgcacttgtgtttatgtatgtttgtgcgtgcctatgtatgcgtatgtgttgagggtagctgttaggtacacatgtatgttgaaatgtatgtatgcagtgtgtgtgtgtgtgtgtgtgtgtgtgtgtgtgtgtgtttgtgtgtgtgtgcgtttagtcacaatttggtgtgtgtatgcaacattgatgtaacaaaagtgtttttgtaaagcacctagagcagatttctagagagtgtgctatataagtataaattattattattattattattaacttgaCTCACAACACTCACTCCTCACCTCGTGGAGCCGACAGCCAGGAACAGCTCTGCGGCCTTGGTGGGGGAGGTGCCTTGCTGCTGCACATACTTGGGCAGGTGGAGGAAGACACCTGACACCTGCAGGCTGGCCATGAAGAGACTGGCGCAGTGCAGCATGAAGCCCGTGCTGGACAGGAGTACTCTGTAGCTCTCACAGTACGCCGCCCCTCTCCCGCTCCCCTGACCTCCCCCTTCTCCGGAGATGGAGACGGGCTTCACAATGACCAGCGACCCTGATTCCTCACTGGTCTTCATTGTGGATGTCAGAGGTTCCATAGCCAGAGATAGATGATGCCAATCATCGCGAGGTGTGGAATTCAGAATACACTCGGAGGCTGAAGGAGATGGGATGCTGATGGCGAGATCAGCGGCATCTGAGATTCTCTTGCCCGTTTGTTCTGTAGTGTTTAATGGGGAAATATTACAAATGTTGGCAGGATCGGTTGTCCTGGAGATACTTTGGTCAGAGAGGTCAGCATTGCTGGGAGGGTAAACGGTGCTAGCATCAAGGACGCCAGCCTCTGAGATGGATTTGTTGGCGAGGCGTTGGTAGTTGTGCTCACTCTGGTCCTCTTGTGTCAACAGAGGTGACTGGTCATCCACGTGTGTCGTGTCATACCTGTCTTTGGTCACAGCAACGTCATGCTGTGTCGGGGATATGAGGCCTTTGCCCAGTCCTCTGACACGGACATCGCCAGGGTTCCTTGTTTCGGCACTCACACCTTCTGTCTTTACAGCTTCGGCAGTTACGTCATCTGTCTTTACAGCATCGGGAGTGACATCATCTGTGACGTCTGGTTCATGAGACTGACCATGTATCAGGTATCCTTTGAGATCAGCAACACGTTCTCTGTCCTTTTCCGACAAACATTTGGTTTCGACTTCAGTGTCACCACGGGCAAACATCTCATCATGCTGAGATTGGGGTGTTGAGGTTTGTGACCCCGACACCGTGGCTTTGTCTGACGGACTGGGAAGTATTTCCTGACATTCTTTTTCTGGTTCTTCAACAGCGATTTCTGTGGTTTTGCCTTCGTACATGGTCGGTCGGAAAAATATGCCAAAGAAGCAAAAATGAAGACTGGCTGCTCCTAAGAGTAAGAACGTCCCACTGACGCCAAACTCCTCTATCAGATTctggatatcacacacacacacacacacacacacacacacacacacaaggataaagaataaagaaaatctGACATGTTGGGTTATGGAAGGTACACAGTAGAAACATGCAACTGCATAActaacgaacaacaacaacgatgatgatgataataataataataataataataataataatacagaaaaCAATCAGTATTAATTGAACGTATTCGTTTGGTGATGTAGCAAACAATAAGCCATTTGAACAGTCAGTCTAACGTGTGAATTCGATGACGATGTCAAGAAAATATCAGGTAGCAATCTTTCCCGTCTTCATGAATTTCTGAGTTTGAAACGTACTCCCTTCCCTgctttgagttaaaaaaaacaaaaacactttaatATCGTGTACCTTTTAGGAATACATTCATTTTGAAGcgtgattgaaacgtacacacacgcacgcgcacatgcgcgcgcacacactcgcatacacgcaggcacacacacgcacacacacaccgacgcatgcacacacacacacacacacacacacacacacacacacacacacagctgtttcactctatctttttgaaatgtgatttttttaaaatctcacccaaatgtttttctttttacataataactgatgtgtgcacGGTGATCTGGaaagggtgtgtcagttattcgtttttctctttgatatttgctggcggTCACTTTAAATGAACCGAAAGAGAATTTTCAGTTTGGGTTGAAGCAGACaacaaagtattttgaactgaactgaaatgaatcaAATTACTACctagcattcacacacatgtcacttagccaacacacacacacacacacacacacacacacacacacacacacacctttaactaTACTGGCAACAATGTCTGACTCATCGTCAtacgcacagtttcagtttcagtttcagtagctcaaggaggcgtcactgcgttcggacaaatccatatacgctacaccacatctgccaagcagatgcctgaccagcagcgtaacccaacgcgcttagtcaggccttgagtacatacgtacatacgcacAAAAAAGTACTTGTCTGAAACCATCCAAAAACTGTAGGAGATAACTGTGTGTAATTACATACCAATTAGACGTTAATTATTTCAGCATGCAGTTGATTGTGCAGTTTATCTCTTCAAATTAGTTATACTTATTGGTGTCCTTTCCTTCCCCATTCTCGTCATTTAAGGCGTGTAAATTAAGACGGAAAAGTGACAATCCAGTAATTTCATTTGTGGAGAAACTATATCTCATATGAAATATATTATTTTGACACTGTAACCGCTGCTGGCTGAACGTGACGATGTTGGTGCAATACAGTTAACAAGGAGAGGTGAAAGAATGTCATTTGACCCAGTTGCAATAAATAACCatagaggcaaggtcttcaagactcacttgtgatacactttcaaaaaaaaatctaatcgttaaaatgtgttctatatttgttattataaagcttcgggttaaaagaaaaaaaaagtcctaacggcagattcgaactccgcgtgttcgggtgagaagaaactgtcttacccattacactatcgtggcgcctaaactgacgttcaaaaatgcaatatttaaacatgctttttttaaagggcgataaatcgattgcggtattcgcggtgagaacgctgtttaaatcatattattctggtgtatcttgggcattcaaaaaatctttaagggcaatttaaaattatttttaggtccgcggtaaaggagacgtggcaatcgccgcaatcacactgcaacatttagccgttttctctggatctagatagatgtacaagtttcagttagttacaccccgttgacacggtcgattcaatttctcttttatgttcattctagttttatagttttaaagttgatatgaaaattgagtattttgttaaactaataacacgtagaaccaagtacaagtacttctaaacgtcgtatgaagtgaacaggacttcattttgagaaaagtcaagactggaaatgtttacgtttcatcaattcaagggtattaactcacatggtttattgtttttaactgtgaattccgactgattctgtggatattttttatggcagtttggggcataatccagtaagtgatgaggcgttcacaaatctttctctgaataaatatttaacggtctccttctccaactttccatcacatgttatcgtgtattgtccattgaatataggattgaacgggcaggtcaaaaacttgaaacaaaatggcgtcgttcgcgttcgcgaagaatatgagcacgcgttttgaatgtatataaatatgtgtacgcaattgatttttgctcatgaccttcagggctcagccaatagatctataaagtccacttgtcgtattgattttagtattttccgaaaaagaccacttggccaatgaacataatgaaagccctgtacactgagagtaaaacacacaagctttttatgtattgagtataatttcaaaatgtaatgtttaagatgagaaagatccgtttaaagcaaatgaagtcccctagcattaattacagattaatttcctttttttactacctgcaccaaaacgtttgcaaaataaatataacttccatgctcagcaaaagaagttcctgttttaacaacaacaaaaatgataataatgactgctcttgttgtgtcagaatatcagatcaaagtgccaagtttagagaacaaaaaaacaaaaacaaaaaaaacaacaacagtaaatgcagtttgcgtataatttggctttttttttttttttttttttttttttgtgcccatcccagaggtgcaatattgttttagataagatgactggaaagaactgaacttttcctattattatgcccaatttggtgtcaactgacaaagtatttgcagagaaaatggcaatgttcaagtttaccacacacacacacacacacacacacacacggacaaccgaacaccgggttaaaacatagactcactttgtttacacaagtgagtcaaaaagaaactCGATTTGAAAAGTCTGTTGCAAATTACATCATTTTggattgggttgtgtgtgtgtcaatgtgtaagTATCAGGGCAGATTACTTGTATGGAGATGGCAAGAGCTGGACTTTCAAATTAAAAGATCCAACTGGTTTTATATACATGGGATATTTAACACTGTGCAATTGGATTCAAGTAAACACTTGACAGTTTGATCTGAACCCTTCACGGGGTATTATTTAGACGTTGTATtaatgtcatttaaaaaaaaaatattcatcacATATATTCCTTGTTTCTGAATGTTTATATGTGACTGCATGCTGATCAAATTAAACCCTTATTATCACAGCGTTCAGACTGAAACAAATAAGGTATACTGATGATATATAGTAGACCTCCATCAGCCCGCTTATCATCTTGTGTTTACATTCACATCGTCTCGCTTCTTGGATTGAACAATTGTGTTTACTTTCACATCATATCGCTTCTTGGATTGAACAATTGTGTTTACTTTCACATCATCTCGCTTCTTGGATTGAACAATTGTgtttactttactttttttttttttttttttttttttgtgtgtgtgtggttgtgtgtgtgtggtttttttttggtttttttttgttttttgttttttcccaaggcctgactaagcgcgttgggttacgctgctggtcaggcatctgcttggcagatgtggtgtagcgtatatggttttgtccgaacgcagtgacgcctccttgagctactgaaactgaaactgaaactgtttacttTCACATCATCTACCTTCTTGGATTGAACAATTGTGTTTACTTTTAACATCATCTCGCTTCTTGGATTGAACAATTGTgtttactttcacatcgtctCGCTTCTTGGATTGAACAATTGTGTTTATTGTCACATCGCCTTGCTTCTTGGATTGAACAATTGTGTTTATTGTCACATCGCCTCGCTTCTTGGATTGAACAATTGTGTTTATTTTCACATCGCCTCGCTTTTGGATtgaactattgttattattacattTTCTCACTCCTGGATTGAACTATTTCATTTGATATAACATTGACTGCGTTTctgcttgttcttcttattatttaaaaaaaaaaattattactttttttttgttatttcagtGTTTGCTCTTCCATTGACAAGTACCTTTAATCCACACATACTGAACATAAAAATGACCACAAATCAAAAAGTATGGCCATCAAAAGAAGGTCTACGGATTGCCCATTTGAATATCAACCATGCAGTTAATAAAACTGCTGAAATATCCTCCCTACTAACTAACCATGGAAAGCCGTTTCATGTGCTTGGACTTTCAAAATCGATACTTTCCGAATATATCAGTGATGCTGACATGTACATCCCAGGATATAATATAATCCGAAATGACCCCACCAAAGCGAGAGAGACTGGTCTCCTTGTCTATGTCAGCGAATCTCTCACCTTCAAACGTCTACAAAATTTAGAGCAACACGATGTAGAATCACTGTGGATAGAAGTCAAGCTGAAGAACACCCCCTCAATTTTAATTGGTTTCTGTTATAGGAATCCCGCAGAACGGGTAAACTGGTTAAACAGATTTACTGCAATGATAGACGCTGTCACTTTAGAATCAAAGTAAGTTTACTTGGTGACTTCAACACTGACCTTGTCAAAGTAAATAATCAGTGGAATCAAACAATGAGTTTctttaatctacatcagttaatcAATACACCCACCAGAGTCTCGCCCACAGACGCTCATAGATCACATATACACTTTCAATAAAATCAACATATTAGAGACTTGTGTTACTGTCTTTAACTCAGTGATCACTATCCAATTTGTGTCAcatgggggaaaaagggggtaaAAATTCCTCAACCaggccacaaaacaacaacctatcGATGCTTCCCAAAATTCAATGAACAACGAATCAACTTGATAAGTTAAAATGATATTGTCGTGAAAAGTACACCTCAGTCAAGTTAAATATTCCACccataacagtatttgaagtTTATAACTACCTTATCCATCTAAAACAGACAGGAGCCCGTGGACTGGATGgcatcgacagcagaattctCAAACTAGCCGCTCCAGTTATCACGGATACATTAACGTACATTTATAATCTGTGCATCAacaaaaactactttccgaacgcatttaagaaaaaaaagttattcctatttacaaatcaggggacacctccgatccttcaaactatcggccaatttccattatttctgtGCTTTCGAAACCACTAGAAAAGCACATGAACAAACATATTTCTCATCACATTCGTGTCAATGaccttttacatccagctcagtctggtttcagagaaAGAACACTCATGCCACACAGCATAGTCAATCTTATAGATGACTGGCTTGCCAATATCAGTGACAACAGATCTTGCGGTGTTCTATTTGTTGATTTCAAAAAAGCAATTGACGTGATAGACCATaacctcttacttagaaaacttgaactatATGGACTGGCAACCAGTAGTCTTAGTTTACTCCAATCATATctcacaaacagacaacaatgcgtgacaatgggtTCATCAGTCTCCACGCTAGCAGCACTGGACTATGGCGTTCCTCAAGGGTCTATTTTATGCCCTTTAATATTCTCAATATACATAAATGGCCAGCCTCTTCATATAAAATCCGCGTGCAAactctttgcggatgatacaacaatccacacatcccATACTGATATCAACGCTCTTgctaaagacttacaagaaagtactaatGAACTCGTTCAAAGGACTGAActtaaccacatgtctcttcatccactaaaaacaaaatgcatgttgatcaccaccagacaaaagaggcaaaacactatcgaTATGTTTCCTCCCATCCAACTTAAAaatgaacctattgaacaggttagTGATCATAAGGTTCTGGGAGACATATTAgtcaacaatctcacttggattcctcacataacttcccttcgcaaaaagacagcccagaagaacCATCAACTGTCCAAAATAGAGCACTTCCTCGACCTCCACTCACGGAAattgttttttcaagcacatatccaatctACAATAGATTACGCATCTACACTGTGGGACTCCGCcagtgcgaataccatgaagccattactaaatcttcataaacgggggctgaAGCTGGTACTTCCCTattggactcagactataaacaagcgaatattctccctctagtccgtagattagagtacaacaaaggaacaacaatgcaccagattatgacaggaaatgcaccaccaacactgataaacaaattctctgtaaattcaccaaggaatcccccaaaagtccatatcccaatcccaagattCGATTTATTCAAATCCAGTTtcgtttactcaggcgccacttcatggaactcactcccagcaacAATTAAACGACACCACTGCCCAactacctgaaaaaaaaaaaaaacaacctttctcaccttatgacagtgtaatgtattgtccaCTTTATTCATACCGATTGATTCTTGGTATGTACGGTTGCCCaggtccccccactcccccacctcatcatattatattgtaccccttttttatgtgtgtgaattgaagtattattttataatatttcattcgtttgtaatgcatgcTACTTCTGTTTActtcatttctttccattaaatgtagttatattcatgcagtagttgccagttgctccattgtcaattcgatgtattgatgtatgtgtaccgataagCGTATAGTccttattatatgtatgtatgtatatatatatatatatatatatatgtgtgtgtgtgtgtgtgtgtgtgtgttgattagatgatacaatgcatgttactttgtcttccttactgacatgctgttctctatcacatgttccatgtaatatgaggttatctattcattagttgatattgttattctctttctctctctctcctttgcctgtgacatttttattctcatagaattttatatgttgaattatgcttcctttggcaacgaccccccccccccccccccccacacacacacacacccctccccccgccattgctatgtgtattttttttatttattagacttactgttttatattcacattagtatcgtattttttttaacatacacaatgtgtgcgtgagagagagagagagagagagagagagagagtgtgtatgtgtgtgttctgggtttttttgttgttgtttttttatgttgattatcagtaccatgcttgtgccctccctctctctctttctctctctctctctatctgtgtgtgtgtgtgtgtgtgtgtgtgtgtgtgtgtgtgtgtgttatttttaccatgcttatgcctttatgtagtatagtattcccATTCCATGactttaagtttcagtttcagtttcagtagctcaaggaggcgtcactgcgttcggacaaatccatacacgctacaccacatctgccaagcagatgcctgaccagcagcgtaacccaacgcgcttagtcaggccttgagaaaaaaaaaatatatatatatagataagcttacataaatagacaaataaataataattttgatataaaaaaaaggtagtagtaatgaaaataatgataaaataataataataataataaataaataattaaataaataagacaataatgatgataaataagcaaataaatataaaacatgaagccacacattcacacatacacccacacatgcataacacatatgccccaaaacgcagtttcacagatatggaagcacagtcaaatacatataaacgtacatgagctccaacacacacacacacacacacacacacacacaccacaaattaccctgcacctcctctaccccctcctccacacactcatttctagtctatgtatcgcagcttccacggcacacacacacacacacacacacacacacacacacaaacaagcacacgcacacacacagatgactttaagtagcattgtgtagtgtatgcaatgacatataggcctataatgtagtattgtgtagtgtagaccctgtttcagggcggggactggatgaaaaaaagcgcaccagtgcttatctattatcctcgataataaagaatttgtattgtcttgtcttgtcttgtcttgccttgtcttgtcttgattccAACCATGTTACCATGTGCTAGCCTACCTTTAGGCATTAGTATTCTTTTCAACATGTCAGTGACGAAAAGTGTCGATAAGCGGTTGTCGTTGTCGTCTCCACTCGTTCGACCATGTGCTTTGATTCAGAATTTTCcttggactgattgattgattcatatggatacttatatagcggtcggagaccaagctctaagcgctttacaaacacggggccatttacacaacatgctgcctacctgacggctgccattggatgatgcagacattttttgtttgtttgtttgttgttgttgttgttgttgttttgttgttgttgttttttttgttacactGATCGCCCAGATCTATTGAGATCACACTCAATGTTTACATCTTGAAGCATTCAATCAGATAATCTGAAACACAACTCCCAACGCTGAGCATACTTAACTGTGTCAGGCTTTCGTTATGTTCAATCGGATAACTTTGTAGAAGTCCATTGAGCTAGTCTTACCACTAAGTTATAATGTAGGCTAGCTAGCTAGCTCCTTTCATTCATTGTATTCTGCAGTGACTTACGTAATCTTTCAGGTTGCCAGTATTCAACATAAAAGCTATTTATATATCAAGCAGGTATTGTCACCAGTATAGATGACAATGTGATTACTGATGTTACTACTGTTAAGGTGTTAGTGTTTCACTTTCTTTGCACTGACCTTAAGTACTCCAAGTTGGTGTACATGAGAGTGACACATTTAAATGTGATTTCAGATCATGTTACAAAAGTGTCAGTTTAATTATTGCCCAATaacatctaatatatatatatatatatatatatatatatatatatatatatatatatagagagagagagagagagagagagagagagagagagagaacaaacacatcaatctgtcaaatattccaaattttcggaacgatcacgttccttcctcaagggataagttgtttacatgttaccgggtcactcttacgcagctattatgacgcaagcacgccatgacgtacatgttgtgatgcaatttcacaatgccaggtttcgcccagagcctaaataattgcaattctctctctctctctctctctctctctctctctctctctctctctatatatatatatgtgtgtatgtatgtatgtatgtatgtatatatatgtgtgtgcgtgtgtgtatgagagtgtgtaaTATAATGGCAATCATCATATAATATCGTGCTTTCCTAGCCAGCTAACTACGGCATAGTgccacatgataactgattcatttgagttaTACCTTGACACAATATACATTCCACGTGATCTGTTCTGGGTGTCGGTGAACTGTCAATAGCCACTTTTAGTACATCATATAAAGGTATTTGGAGTGTCATTTAATGTCAGTAATTCGTCTTCACTCATATGCATTATCTATATTATGTTAGTGCCAATACCAAACCAAAGGATAGTCTTTAGCATCATTTATGCCCTTTATTATACACATGCGTTACTGATATTGTACTTACATATATTCGTATATTTATTCGTTTGTGTATTTCAGGCACTGTCATCTACTTCTAAATGAAACTACTGTAGGGAAAACAATAGAAACTCAGTTCACCTTGCCTCCATAATATGTTCCTGCCTGGATTGGTCAACTTAAAGTTTACCCCTACCCTACTACCCCTAATATCCAATCTTCTTTCCACCTGACACCCTGTCTTAAACTTTCGGTTTGTtatatgtttatctatttatttatttatttatctgtttatctctctctctctctgtatatatatatatatatttattattttttcatttatctatttacttgttATCATTAAGGGAAATGTAGTTGTGTAGAACCGTACCTGAAAAATGACGGAACCTGACAGAATCCCCACAGCCTGAAAGCTGTTTGAGATACCAGAAGCTACGCCCCGAAGTCTGTCGAAGTAAAAACCGACGGTGACGTTGGTGGCGGAGTACGTCAATCCTAAACCTACACCTGTTGAAGAAAAAAGTGGGTTAGTGGAAAGGTCTTGTTCCACGTGACTGTTGAGTTATTGTTTTGGCTTGTCATTTTGATCACAAACTGGTTTCTCCTCCACGGCCTCCacctcctctgcctcttcttctccgtgtcgttgttaataataataataataatggatacttatatagcacactatccagaaatctgctctaggtgctgtacaaaaacgctttgttaacataaaacattacatctatgttacatacacagaccagaatgtgactacacacacacacacacacacacacacacacacacacacacacacacacacacacacacacactgcgtacatacattttaacatacatgtgtatctaacagctaccctaacacatacgcacacataggcaggcacaaacgtacataaacgcacgcacacacaatacacattcatatacatgcatgtagttatgtacacatacatatgtatacacacaaagtcaagcacagctaacgcaaaggaagtggacctgccacaattgaacttactgctgagggaaaaggtgagttttgagacgagatttaaaagatgcgagggaatcagaatgacggaggttatcagggagcttgttccacgtctttggcgattgaaaagaaaacgatctgtgtccataggtctttcttctgatgtgaggtatcctgagaagtcgaatatcagaggaagaatggagctggcgagacggggtatagatatgaaggagttcagaaagatacttgaggccagatccgttgactgcagaaaaggtcagagtggacagcttatagtctattcgatcagaaacaggcaaccagtggagagactgaaggagaggagacacatggtcaaatttagaagctctgcaaatgagtctggcagcgttattctgaattcgttggagtctaacaggtatttgggaaggccggccaaaagagagttgcagtaatccaatcttgagagaacataaaagtgtcttggttgcatcggttgagagatagtggcggatagagctgattctacgcagttccaaataggcaactttacagatattcgaaatgtgctgttggaaggaaagagactggtcttggattacaccaagactgcgaacataaggagaaagtgaaacaggtgtgctattgatcagaacagagtcaggaaaggaaggatgttgacgaaacttctttggacagtttatcataaattcagtcttatcatcatttagttgcagcttgttgagagtcatccagtcctttaggccagcaatacactcctgtgttcgagtcaccagtgcatcaaattcagctatggaagccgactgataaagttgtgtgccatcagcaaagctctcatgcgacatcgcatgatgactgatgacatccgacataggagccgcatacagcacgaaaagaacaggacctaggacggacccctgtgggacaccatattttaaggcagatgctctagagtatctaccatttacacacactttctgtgtacaatctgacaggtaagaagtgatccatgctagtgcagtgtcacgaataccaaaggaagttttaagtctgttcaagaggatagagtggtcgatagtgtcaaaagctgctgacaaatctcagagacagaacagatatcttattctcatcaaatcccg of Babylonia areolata isolate BAREFJ2019XMU chromosome 30, ASM4173473v1, whole genome shotgun sequence contains these proteins:
- the LOC143275513 gene encoding uncharacterized protein LOC143275513 isoform X3 — encoded protein: MSRRRHHPTDGGWAWVVLVASLGSHFLNGSLVYSVGVLYTGLLHKFHSESITLVAMTAAVNTALVCTAAPVASYIINRFGCRTCCVLGGLLCFVGYTSTAFVTSVILLFITFGLTAGVGLGLTYSATNVTVGFYFDRLRGVASGISNSFQAVGILSGSVIFQNLIEEFGVSGTFLLLGAASLHFCFFGIFFRPTMYEGKTTEIAVEEPEKECQEILPSPSDKATVSGSQTSTPQSQHDEMFARGDTEVETKCLSEKDRERVADLKGYLIHGQSHEPDVTDDVTPDAVKTDDVTAEAVKTEGVSAETRNPGDVRVRGLGKGLISPTQHDVAVTKDRYDTTHVDDQSPLLTQEDQSEHNYQRLANKSISEAGVLDASTVYPPSNADLSDQSISRTTDPANICNISPLNTTEQTGKRISDAADLAISIPSPSASECILNSTPRDDWHHLSLAMEPLTSTMKTSEESGSLVIVKPVSISGEGGGQGSGRGAAYCESYRVLLSSTGFMLHCASLFMASLQVSGVFLHLPKYVQQQGTSPTKAAELFLAVGSTSLLSKLGCGFAQADPDIDPLTLSVGMMGLNGIVTAFFPLYAAMILDRGGTYAHSFLFLGITILSAAFLDMGAACFLLSRDKMEAAKQNADWLLEEKGVLGTSQSQTLETAEHGEHADWLGEDE
- the LOC143275513 gene encoding uncharacterized protein LOC143275513 isoform X1, whose amino-acid sequence is MSRRRHHPTDGGWAWVVLVASLGSHFLNGSLVYSVGVLYTGLLHKFHSESITLVAMTAAVNTALVCTAAPVASYIINRFGCRTCCVLGGLLCFVGYTSTAFVTSVILLFITFGLTAGVGLGLTYSATNVTVGFYFDRLRGVASGISNSFQAVGILSGSVIFQNLIEEFGVSGTFLLLGAASLHFCFFGIFFRPTMYEGKTTEIAVEEPEKECQEILPSPSDKATVSGSQTSTPQSQHDEMFARGDTEVETKCLSEKDRERVADLKGYLIHGQSHEPDVTDDVTPDAVKTDDVTAEAVKTEGVSAETRNPGDVRVRGLGKGLISPTQHDVAVTKDRYDTTHVDDQSPLLTQEDQSEHNYQRLANKSISEAGVLDASTVYPPSNADLSDQSISRTTDPANICNISPLNTTEQTGKRISDAADLAISIPSPSASECILNSTPRDDWHHLSLAMEPLTSTMKTSEESGSLVIVKPVSISGEGGGQGSGRGAAYCESYRVLLSSTGFMLHCASLFMASLQVSGVFLHLPKYVQQQGTSPTKAAELFLAVGSTSLLSKLGCGFAQADPDIDPLTLSVGMMGLNGIVTAFFPLYADTYSKQVVFSLLFGLYFGGLYALSNPILVRFAGVARLADAYGISTCILGLGYFVGPTLAAMILDRGGTYAHSFLFLGITILSAAFLDMGAACFLLSRDKMEAAKQNADWLLEEKGVLGTSQSQTLETAEHGEHADWLGEDE
- the LOC143275513 gene encoding uncharacterized protein LOC143275513 isoform X2 — translated: MSRRRHHPTDGGWAWVVLVASLGSHFLNGSLVYSVGVLYTGLLHKFHSESITLVAMTAAVNTALVCTAGVGLGLTYSATNVTVGFYFDRLRGVASGISNSFQAVGILSGSVIFQNLIEEFGVSGTFLLLGAASLHFCFFGIFFRPTMYEGKTTEIAVEEPEKECQEILPSPSDKATVSGSQTSTPQSQHDEMFARGDTEVETKCLSEKDRERVADLKGYLIHGQSHEPDVTDDVTPDAVKTDDVTAEAVKTEGVSAETRNPGDVRVRGLGKGLISPTQHDVAVTKDRYDTTHVDDQSPLLTQEDQSEHNYQRLANKSISEAGVLDASTVYPPSNADLSDQSISRTTDPANICNISPLNTTEQTGKRISDAADLAISIPSPSASECILNSTPRDDWHHLSLAMEPLTSTMKTSEESGSLVIVKPVSISGEGGGQGSGRGAAYCESYRVLLSSTGFMLHCASLFMASLQVSGVFLHLPKYVQQQGTSPTKAAELFLAVGSTSLLSKLGCGFAQADPDIDPLTLSVGMMGLNGIVTAFFPLYADTYSKQVVFSLLFGLYFGGLYALSNPILVRFAGVARLADAYGISTCILGLGYFVGPTLAAMILDRGGTYAHSFLFLGITILSAAFLDMGAACFLLSRDKMEAAKQNADWLLEEKGVLGTSQSQTLETAEHGEHADWLGEDE